A section of the Devosia rhizoryzae genome encodes:
- the putA gene encoding bifunctional proline dehydrogenase/L-glutamate gamma-semialdehyde dehydrogenase PutA yields MSDTASARRAIRAQNLADESSLVRQLIADCGLSEADRAAISTHAEKLVETVRRGNRLGLMESFLAEYGLATDEGVALMSLAEALLRVPDAQTVDALIQDKVGGLDWESHFGGSSSGLVNFSSWALNLTADVLGEPEVGPKNALHRAVARLGEPVIRAAVAQAMRLLGSQFVFGRTIDEAIANARKPEAQGYRYSYDMLGEAARTSEDAARYLDAYASAIARLAPHCTAPSVRDNPGISIKLSALHPRYEFAQRDRVMTELVGATRQLAIAAKNANMGFNIDAEEADRLDLSLDIIAEVLATPELAGWDGFGVVVQAYGKRVLPLIDSLEATASALGRRIMVRLVKGAYWDAEIKRAQVMGLDNYPVFTRKASTDISYLAAARRLFASPSIYPQYASHNAHTAAAVLHLAKEAGRATDTYEFQRLHGMGERLHDVLRTTAGTRTRIYAPVGAHKDLLAYLVRRLLENGANGSFVYQIADEHIPAAVVAEDPIGKVLALGDKIANTAIPAPSAIFAPRRNSAGLDLTDPVAFGAVHAARNAFQTAQWQARPLLGRPAAITGDPVPVTNPAQPSDRLGTVINATPNDVKLAIGAAVTSGWAQVPVADRVALLRATANLYEANRAELFALLAREAGKTWADAVAEVREAVDFLRYYAEEAKRQTLDAPLGVIVAVSPWNFPLAIFTGQIAAALVAGNAVLAKPAPQTPLIATRAVQLMHEAGIAPDAVQLLPGGGEIGAALVSDPAIAGVVFTGSLPTAHSIDRAMAANLAPTAPLIAETGGLNAMIVDSTALPEQAVRDILASAFQSAGQRCSALRVLYVQEDAADRTIEMLKGAMDELRLGNPWDLATDIGPVIDEAARAKISAHVDSYARAGKLIHRLAGPGEGTFVAPAVLRITGIEELTEEIFGPVLHVATFKAAELDKVIAAINGSGYGLTFGLHTRISSRVRQVSKSVRAGNIYVNRNQIGAVVGSQPFGGEGFSGTGPKAGGPHYLPRFTRISHCADTAPLTLPGPTGESNVLQMSPRGTLLCLGPAVADQQAQAAMAAQVGSRAIIASHDRGELDGDFDAVAYFGHGAGLGTVRSQLAARPGAIVPLLTSADQTGLLLLERHVCIDTTAAGGNASLMSQAG; encoded by the coding sequence TTGTCCGACACCGCCTCCGCCCGCCGCGCCATTCGCGCGCAAAATCTTGCCGATGAGTCCAGCCTGGTGCGCCAGCTCATCGCTGACTGCGGCCTCTCCGAGGCCGATCGGGCTGCCATCTCCACCCACGCTGAAAAGCTGGTGGAAACGGTGCGGAGAGGCAATAGGCTGGGTTTGATGGAGTCCTTTCTGGCCGAGTATGGCCTGGCGACAGACGAAGGCGTGGCGCTGATGTCCCTGGCCGAGGCGCTGCTCCGCGTGCCCGACGCCCAAACAGTCGACGCTCTTATCCAGGACAAGGTGGGTGGTCTCGATTGGGAGAGCCATTTCGGTGGCTCATCCAGCGGGCTGGTCAATTTTTCTTCCTGGGCGCTGAACCTGACGGCAGACGTTCTGGGCGAGCCTGAAGTCGGTCCCAAGAACGCGCTGCATCGCGCCGTTGCGCGGCTGGGTGAGCCCGTCATTCGCGCCGCCGTGGCGCAGGCCATGCGCCTCCTCGGTAGCCAGTTCGTTTTCGGCCGCACCATCGACGAAGCCATTGCCAACGCGCGTAAGCCTGAAGCGCAGGGCTACCGTTATTCCTATGACATGCTGGGCGAGGCCGCGCGGACGTCCGAAGACGCCGCGCGTTACCTCGACGCCTATGCCTCGGCCATTGCCCGGTTGGCGCCCCATTGCACCGCGCCTTCCGTGCGCGACAATCCAGGCATTTCGATCAAGCTCTCGGCGCTGCATCCTCGCTATGAATTTGCTCAGCGCGATCGGGTCATGACCGAGCTGGTCGGGGCGACGCGGCAACTCGCTATCGCCGCAAAGAATGCCAATATGGGTTTCAACATCGATGCCGAAGAGGCCGACCGGCTCGATCTCTCGCTCGACATCATCGCCGAGGTTCTGGCGACGCCCGAACTGGCCGGCTGGGACGGCTTTGGCGTCGTGGTGCAGGCCTATGGCAAGCGCGTTCTGCCGCTGATCGACTCGCTGGAGGCAACTGCCAGCGCGCTCGGCCGCCGCATCATGGTGCGGCTGGTCAAGGGTGCCTATTGGGATGCCGAGATCAAGCGTGCGCAGGTCATGGGGCTGGATAATTATCCAGTCTTCACCCGCAAGGCTTCGACCGACATCAGCTATCTCGCTGCCGCGCGGCGCCTCTTCGCATCACCCAGCATCTATCCGCAATATGCCTCGCACAACGCGCATACTGCCGCCGCCGTTCTGCACCTGGCCAAGGAAGCCGGACGGGCGACCGATACATATGAGTTCCAGCGCCTCCACGGCATGGGCGAGCGGTTGCACGATGTATTGCGCACCACGGCGGGAACACGCACCCGGATCTACGCGCCGGTCGGAGCGCACAAGGACCTGCTGGCCTATCTGGTCCGGCGGCTGCTCGAAAATGGGGCGAACGGATCCTTCGTCTATCAAATCGCCGACGAGCACATCCCGGCCGCGGTCGTTGCTGAAGACCCGATCGGCAAGGTGTTGGCTTTGGGTGACAAGATCGCCAATACCGCAATCCCGGCACCTTCCGCGATCTTTGCACCCCGGCGCAATTCGGCAGGACTTGACCTGACCGATCCCGTGGCGTTCGGCGCAGTGCACGCGGCGCGAAACGCGTTCCAAACGGCGCAATGGCAAGCCCGGCCTTTGTTGGGCCGGCCTGCAGCGATAACCGGCGATCCTGTTCCGGTGACCAACCCGGCCCAACCCAGCGATCGGCTCGGCACAGTCATTAATGCCACCCCCAATGATGTGAAGCTGGCCATTGGCGCTGCTGTGACATCCGGCTGGGCACAAGTGCCGGTTGCCGATCGTGTAGCGCTGCTGCGTGCGACTGCTAATCTTTACGAGGCGAACCGAGCGGAGCTGTTTGCCCTCCTCGCACGCGAGGCCGGCAAGACTTGGGCCGACGCAGTGGCCGAAGTCCGCGAAGCTGTCGATTTCCTGCGCTATTATGCGGAGGAAGCGAAACGGCAGACCCTGGACGCGCCGCTCGGTGTTATCGTTGCAGTCTCACCGTGGAATTTCCCCTTGGCGATCTTCACGGGCCAGATTGCCGCGGCTCTCGTCGCAGGCAATGCCGTGCTCGCCAAGCCGGCGCCGCAGACGCCGCTGATCGCCACCCGCGCTGTGCAGTTGATGCATGAGGCGGGCATCGCACCCGATGCGGTGCAGCTCTTGCCCGGAGGTGGTGAAATCGGGGCGGCCCTGGTGTCCGATCCGGCAATCGCCGGCGTGGTCTTTACCGGCTCGCTGCCCACTGCGCACAGTATCGATCGAGCAATGGCGGCTAACCTCGCCCCCACCGCGCCGCTGATCGCCGAAACGGGTGGTCTCAATGCCATGATCGTCGACTCGACGGCACTGCCGGAGCAGGCAGTGCGCGATATCCTCGCCTCAGCGTTCCAGTCGGCGGGCCAGCGCTGTTCAGCCTTGCGGGTGCTCTATGTGCAGGAGGATGCAGCCGACCGCACCATCGAGATGCTGAAAGGCGCCATGGATGAGCTGCGCCTCGGCAATCCATGGGACCTCGCGACCGACATCGGCCCGGTTATTGACGAAGCAGCGCGGGCCAAGATTTCCGCTCATGTCGACAGCTATGCGCGTGCCGGCAAGTTGATCCATCGACTGGCAGGGCCGGGGGAGGGCACCTTCGTTGCCCCGGCCGTTCTGCGCATCACAGGCATCGAGGAACTGACCGAAGAAATCTTCGGGCCGGTGCTTCATGTCGCAACATTCAAGGCTGCCGAGCTTGACAAGGTCATCGCAGCAATCAACGGGAGCGGCTACGGGCTAACCTTCGGTCTGCACACACGCATTTCCTCTCGCGTGCGGCAGGTGTCCAAAAGCGTTCGCGCCGGCAATATCTATGTGAACCGCAATCAGATTGGCGCTGTCGTTGGCTCGCAGCCCTTCGGAGGCGAAGGCTTTTCAGGAACCGGACCGAAGGCTGGCGGACCGCATTATCTGCCGCGGTTTACCAGGATCTCGCACTGCGCCGACACGGCACCACTGACGCTTCCCGGCCCCACGGGAGAAAGCAACGTCTTGCAGATGAGTCCGCGCGGCACGCTTTTGTGCCTGGGGCCCGCGGTCGCAGATCAGCAAGCACAGGCCGCGATGGCAGCGCAGGTTGGAAGCAGGGCAATCATCGCCAGTCATGATCGCGGAGAGCTCGATGGCGACTTCGATGCCGTGGCCTATTTTGGGCATGGGGCGGGGCTCGGTACCGTACGTTCGCAGCTGGCCGCGCGGCCTGGTGCAATCGTGCCGCTACTGACCTCGGCCGACCAGACCGGCCTGCTCCTGCTGGAACGCCATGTTTGCATCGACACGACCGCAGCAGGCGGCAATGCCAGCTTGATGTCCCAAGCTGGCTAA
- a CDS encoding Lrp/AsnC family transcriptional regulator, producing the protein MTKSDTLDLLDRRILNELARDGRISVAELSRRVNLSKTPCQARITRLEQAGYILGYRAIIDPERLGRPHVAFVEVKLSDTRKAALSAFNKAVRAIPEVEQAHMIASSFDYLLKVRTQDIAEYREVLGEKISSLPHVAHTSTHVSMESVKGDRGQGGS; encoded by the coding sequence ATGACCAAGAGCGACACTTTAGACCTCCTTGACAGACGTATCCTCAACGAGCTTGCCCGCGATGGACGGATCAGCGTGGCTGAACTCAGCCGGCGCGTGAACCTGAGCAAAACGCCCTGCCAGGCGCGTATCACCCGTCTGGAACAGGCGGGCTATATTCTGGGCTACAGGGCGATCATTGATCCCGAGCGCCTGGGCAGGCCGCATGTTGCTTTTGTGGAGGTCAAGCTCAGCGACACTCGGAAGGCGGCGTTGAGCGCTTTCAACAAGGCGGTACGAGCAATTCCCGAAGTCGAGCAGGCACATATGATTGCGTCGAGTTTCGACTACCTCCTCAAGGTGCGCACGCAAGACATTGCCGAGTACCGGGAAGTGCTCGGCGAAAAGATCAGCAGCTTGCCCCATGTGGCGCATACCAGCACCCATGTGTCCATGGAGTCGGTCAAAGGTGACCGGGGTCAGGGCGGCTCGTAG
- a CDS encoding LrgB family protein, whose translation MNAATPFDLWVYLAASPLLWLTLTVGIFVGAQRLAKASGFHALVNPVLITIVAVVIVLQLTGTRYDTYFDGAQFIHFILGPATVALAVPLYRARQLVRAKALPILAALAIGAPFAIASATMIAFLLGAGREIILALVPKSVTAGIAVGIAGEIGAEPALTAVLVIATGILGAVIVTPLMNALKITDYAARGFAAGLTSHGIGTARAYQVNPIAGSFAGLAMALNGVVTAIIVPLVYGPLAGA comes from the coding sequence ATGAATGCAGCAACGCCCTTCGACCTTTGGGTCTATCTCGCCGCCAGCCCACTGCTCTGGCTCACCTTAACCGTCGGCATCTTCGTGGGCGCCCAGCGGCTCGCAAAGGCCAGCGGCTTTCATGCCCTGGTCAATCCGGTGCTGATCACCATTGTCGCCGTCGTCATCGTGCTGCAGCTGACCGGCACACGCTATGACACCTATTTCGACGGCGCCCAGTTCATTCACTTCATCCTGGGTCCGGCCACAGTCGCGCTTGCCGTGCCGCTTTATCGCGCTCGTCAGCTTGTACGGGCAAAAGCCTTGCCGATCCTGGCGGCCCTCGCCATCGGGGCACCGTTCGCTATCGCCTCTGCCACGATGATCGCCTTTCTGCTCGGCGCCGGCCGCGAGATCATCCTCGCTCTCGTCCCCAAATCGGTGACCGCCGGTATTGCCGTTGGCATCGCGGGTGAAATCGGCGCCGAACCTGCCCTGACTGCCGTTCTCGTCATCGCTACGGGCATTCTGGGCGCGGTCATCGTCACGCCGCTCATGAACGCGCTCAAGATCACCGACTATGCAGCGCGGGGCTTTGCTGCGGGCCTCACCTCGCATGGCATTGGTACGGCACGCGCCTATCAAGTGAACCCAATCGCCGGGTCGTTCGCTGGCCTCGCCATGGCGCTCAACGGCGTCGTCACCGCGATCATCGTTCCGCTGGTTTACGGCCCTCTCGCGGGCGCGTGA
- a CDS encoding CidA/LrgA family protein translates to MLLGLFALLACQLAGEVIVRAFAWPVPGPVIGIVLMFAVLTLHGHLRKPEAAEQGPIAKVADTLLANLGLVFVPAGVGISQHHSLILDHGLALIVALVVSTVMTLLVTVGVFRLVSRLQSSRRALP, encoded by the coding sequence ATGCTGCTTGGATTGTTCGCTCTGCTGGCCTGCCAGCTTGCCGGCGAGGTCATCGTTCGCGCCTTCGCCTGGCCCGTGCCGGGGCCGGTGATCGGCATCGTCCTGATGTTCGCCGTGCTGACCCTTCATGGTCATCTCCGAAAGCCTGAAGCGGCCGAGCAGGGTCCCATTGCCAAAGTCGCCGACACACTGCTGGCCAATCTAGGCCTCGTCTTCGTACCGGCCGGCGTCGGCATTTCCCAGCACCACAGCCTGATCCTCGACCACGGTCTTGCGCTGATTGTTGCCCTCGTGGTCTCGACCGTAATGACGCTGCTGGTGACGGTCGGCGTCTTCCGCCTCGTCAGCCGGTTGCAGTCCAGTCGCCGGGCATTGCCATGA
- a CDS encoding metal-dependent hydrolase family protein — protein sequence MTTSTLFTGGRVLDAEQGTLADGLDVLVTGDRIVAVGENIAAPAGATTIDVGGRTIMPGLIDCHVHVVAETLDLWGNMTAPASLAALRSARVMNEALLRGFTTLRDLGGADYGLVRAVNEGVITGPRIVICGKGLTTTGGHADLRSRTDDRPGIFSDRLGSMGLIVDGVDNVRAACRTMIKEGANFIKVMANGGVSSPNDPIHSIQYSREEILAMVEEAENAGLYVAAHVYTDKAIRRCVELGVHSLEHCNLIEPETAKLAAEKGCIAVPTLVAYDALALEGEALGLGAAEFAKIDVVRSGGLRSLEIMRDAGLPMAFGSDLLGQLRKYHCMEFELLAKVLTNAEIIRSATTIGARLCQLEGEAGVIAANASADLLVVDGDPFEDISVLQGDGAHMAAIMTRGQFAKNQLH from the coding sequence ATGACGACCAGCACTCTATTTACCGGCGGCCGCGTGCTTGACGCAGAGCAGGGCACTCTGGCCGACGGCCTCGATGTGCTGGTGACCGGCGACCGGATCGTGGCCGTTGGGGAAAACATCGCGGCCCCCGCCGGTGCCACGACCATCGATGTTGGCGGCCGCACGATCATGCCCGGTCTCATCGACTGTCACGTTCACGTCGTTGCCGAAACGCTCGACCTTTGGGGCAACATGACGGCGCCCGCTTCGCTCGCGGCCCTGCGCTCGGCGCGGGTGATGAACGAGGCGCTGCTCCGCGGCTTTACCACGCTGCGCGACCTGGGTGGCGCCGATTACGGCCTGGTGCGCGCCGTCAACGAGGGCGTGATCACCGGCCCGCGTATCGTCATCTGCGGCAAGGGCCTGACCACGACCGGCGGCCATGCCGACCTGCGCTCGCGCACCGATGACCGGCCGGGCATCTTCTCGGACCGTTTGGGCTCAATGGGCCTCATCGTCGATGGCGTCGACAATGTCCGCGCCGCCTGCCGCACGATGATCAAGGAAGGCGCCAATTTCATCAAGGTCATGGCCAATGGCGGCGTGTCGTCGCCCAACGATCCCATCCATTCGATCCAGTATTCGCGCGAGGAAATTCTCGCCATGGTGGAAGAGGCCGAAAACGCCGGGCTCTATGTCGCCGCCCATGTCTATACCGACAAGGCCATCCGCCGCTGCGTCGAGCTGGGCGTCCATTCCCTCGAACATTGCAACCTGATCGAGCCGGAAACGGCAAAGCTTGCTGCCGAAAAGGGCTGCATCGCGGTGCCGACGCTTGTCGCCTATGACGCGCTGGCGCTCGAGGGCGAGGCGCTGGGTCTGGGCGCTGCCGAGTTTGCCAAGATCGACGTCGTCCGCAGCGGCGGCCTGCGCTCGCTCGAGATCATGCGCGATGCCGGACTGCCGATGGCCTTCGGCTCAGACCTCTTGGGCCAATTGCGCAAGTATCACTGCATGGAATTCGAGCTCCTTGCCAAGGTGCTCACCAATGCCGAAATCATCCGCTCTGCCACGACCATCGGCGCGCGGCTGTGCCAGCTCGAAGGCGAGGCTGGCGTCATTGCCGCCAACGCCTCCGCCGACCTTCTCGTGGTCGATGGCGACCCGTTCGAGGACATCTCCGTGCTGCAGGGCGACGGCGCTCACATGGCCGCCATCATGACCCGCGGCCAGTTTGCCAAGAACCAGCTGCACTGA
- a CDS encoding ABC transporter ATP-binding protein, with protein MQPDATPLLSVDNLEVHFPIRAGVLQRQVGAVKAVDGVSFSLNRGETLSLVGESGCGKSTTGLALMGLVKPTGGTVNFDGQEIRGFNRSALKSYRRRMQIVFQDPFSSLNPRQRVKDIIRAPLDIHKVGTKAERDDRVAELMQRVGLRPDQADNFAHQFSGGQRQRIGIARALALNPDVIVCDEPVSALDVSVQAQILNLLSDLQRDLGVSFLSISHDLGVVEFISHRVAVMYLGKIVEIAPKTLIFGHPTHPYTELLMRSAPSHDPRKRHQFSATNDDIPSATRKPSGCPFHTRCPLATEVCKTVEPALTARPEGQLVACHHR; from the coding sequence ATGCAGCCTGACGCCACGCCGCTCCTCAGCGTCGACAATCTCGAAGTCCATTTCCCCATTCGCGCCGGTGTATTGCAGCGCCAGGTCGGCGCCGTCAAAGCTGTCGATGGCGTGAGTTTTTCGCTCAATCGCGGCGAAACGCTGAGCCTTGTGGGCGAGAGCGGCTGCGGCAAGTCGACGACCGGCCTGGCGCTGATGGGGTTGGTCAAGCCAACCGGCGGGACGGTCAATTTCGATGGACAAGAGATCCGGGGCTTCAACCGCTCGGCGCTGAAAAGCTATCGCCGCCGCATGCAGATCGTTTTCCAGGACCCGTTCTCGTCGCTCAACCCCCGTCAGCGCGTGAAAGACATCATTCGCGCGCCGCTCGATATCCACAAGGTGGGCACCAAGGCCGAGCGTGACGATCGCGTCGCCGAGCTGATGCAGCGCGTGGGCCTGCGCCCCGACCAGGCCGACAATTTTGCGCACCAGTTTTCCGGCGGCCAGCGCCAGCGCATTGGGATCGCGCGGGCCCTAGCGCTCAACCCCGATGTCATCGTCTGCGACGAGCCGGTTTCGGCGCTCGACGTGTCGGTGCAGGCGCAGATCCTCAATCTCTTGAGCGATCTGCAGCGTGACCTCGGCGTCTCGTTTCTCTCCATCTCGCATGACCTTGGCGTGGTCGAATTCATCTCGCATCGCGTCGCCGTCATGTATCTGGGCAAAATCGTCGAGATCGCGCCCAAGACGCTGATCTTCGGGCACCCAACCCATCCCTATACCGAGCTCTTGATGCGCTCGGCGCCCTCGCACGATCCGCGCAAGCGCCATCAATTCAGCGCCACCAACGATGATATCCCGAGCGCCACGCGCAAACCCTCCGGTTGCCCGTTCCACACGCGCTGCCCCCTGGCCACCGAAGTGTGCAAGACGGTTGAGCCGGCATTGACGGCGCGGCCGGAAGGGCAATTGGTGGCGTGCCACCACCGCTAG
- a CDS encoding ABC transporter ATP-binding protein has translation MNAIVQNDQAPVLQVTDLEIEINGGQGSFAVVSEMNLHVRAGETLCIVGESGCGKSMTALALLRLLPDAAKVASGKILIDGQDFMAMSERQVEDYRGEKIAMIFQEPLTALNPVLRIGEQIAEAVRQHRKCSRKEAHAKAVETLQLVQMPDPERRAGQFPHELSGGMRQRAMIALALACDPKIIIADEPTTALDVTIQAQILGLISDLQKRLGTAQILITHDLGVVSEVADRVIVMYAGRKVEEASIFDLFDRPFHPYTIGLMGAVPQGGASSQAGDRLADISGTVPPLWDLPKGCAFAPRCPGASARCLEERPPFQEKRPGHWAACWEHDNAA, from the coding sequence ATGAACGCCATTGTACAAAACGATCAGGCTCCCGTGCTGCAGGTCACCGATCTTGAGATCGAGATCAATGGCGGCCAGGGAAGCTTTGCTGTTGTCTCCGAAATGAACCTTCATGTGCGTGCGGGCGAAACGCTCTGCATCGTGGGGGAAAGCGGTTGCGGCAAGTCCATGACCGCGCTTGCGCTGCTGCGCCTCCTTCCGGATGCGGCTAAGGTGGCTTCTGGCAAGATCCTCATCGATGGCCAGGACTTTATGGCCATGAGCGAGCGGCAGGTCGAAGATTATCGCGGCGAAAAGATCGCCATGATCTTCCAGGAGCCGCTAACGGCGCTCAATCCCGTGCTGCGCATCGGCGAACAGATTGCCGAAGCCGTCCGCCAGCACCGCAAATGCTCTCGCAAGGAAGCCCACGCCAAGGCGGTCGAGACGCTGCAGCTGGTGCAGATGCCGGACCCCGAGCGCCGCGCCGGGCAGTTCCCGCACGAACTTTCGGGCGGCATGCGGCAGCGCGCCATGATCGCTTTGGCGCTGGCCTGCGATCCCAAGATCATCATCGCCGACGAGCCGACCACCGCTCTCGACGTTACCATCCAGGCCCAAATCCTTGGCTTGATTTCGGACCTGCAAAAGCGCCTCGGTACGGCGCAAATCCTCATCACCCACGATCTGGGCGTCGTCTCCGAGGTCGCCGATCGGGTGATCGTCATGTATGCCGGCCGCAAGGTTGAAGAGGCCAGCATCTTCGACCTCTTCGACCGGCCCTTCCACCCCTATACGATCGGCCTCATGGGTGCGGTGCCGCAGGGCGGCGCCTCGAGCCAGGCCGGCGATCGCCTCGCCGATATTTCCGGCACCGTGCCGCCGCTCTGGGACCTGCCGAAGGGCTGCGCCTTCGCGCCAAGATGCCCGGGTGCCTCGGCCCGCTGCCTCGAGGAGCGCCCGCCGTTCCAGGAAAAACGCCCCGGCCACTGGGCCGCTTGCTGGGAGCACGACAATGCAGCCTGA
- a CDS encoding succinylglutamate desuccinylase/aspartoacylase family protein has product MVKTINQLRPKFTTNADGSDAVLFIHELVGEEPGPTVGISASIHGNENTGSQAILELFHILKDMPLKGRILLLPVANPSAFAVNERYATIDKVDLNRQFPGNPKGTYSQQLAHALTEQYLNVIDIHIDLHSGTDRPTVDYVYIWNDEELSRAFGSKVLYRPVENKQGTVFGGTTKSVTIDTRNIPVAVIELGGGIVDQTPYIKRTVDGVLNMLRSKGVIPGEVTPNPKQIVVTELAGIRPTQGGFIETLAPANGETITGDQLLGRVVSPYNFEVLEEIKTPFANGIMIMQHLTRNVVQSGDYAYMVGNLDGATD; this is encoded by the coding sequence ATGGTCAAAACCATCAACCAGCTCCGTCCCAAGTTCACCACCAATGCCGATGGCAGCGATGCGGTGCTCTTCATCCACGAGCTGGTCGGCGAGGAACCGGGCCCGACCGTCGGCATCTCGGCCTCCATCCATGGCAATGAAAATACCGGTTCGCAGGCCATCCTCGAGCTCTTCCACATCCTCAAGGACATGCCGCTCAAGGGTCGCATCCTGCTGCTGCCGGTGGCCAACCCGTCCGCCTTCGCCGTCAACGAGCGCTATGCGACCATCGACAAGGTCGACCTCAATCGCCAGTTTCCCGGCAACCCCAAGGGCACCTATAGCCAGCAGCTCGCCCATGCCCTGACCGAGCAGTATCTCAACGTCATCGATATCCACATCGATCTGCACAGCGGCACCGATCGGCCGACCGTCGACTATGTCTACATCTGGAACGACGAAGAACTGTCGCGCGCCTTCGGCTCTAAGGTGCTGTACCGTCCGGTCGAGAACAAGCAGGGCACCGTTTTCGGTGGCACCACCAAGTCGGTGACCATCGATACCCGCAACATTCCGGTCGCCGTCATCGAGCTCGGCGGCGGCATCGTCGACCAGACCCCCTATATCAAGCGCACGGTCGACGGCGTGCTCAATATGCTTCGCAGCAAGGGCGTCATCCCGGGTGAAGTCACGCCCAATCCCAAGCAGATCGTCGTCACCGAGCTGGCAGGTATTCGACCCACCCAGGGCGGTTTCATCGAAACGCTGGCTCCCGCAAACGGGGAAACCATCACCGGCGATCAACTGCTCGGCCGCGTCGTCAGCCCTTACAATTTCGAAGTGCTCGAAGAGATCAAGACCCCGTTCGCGAACGGCATCATGATCATGCAGCACCTCACCCGCAACGTCGTCCAGAGCGGCGACTATGCCTACATGGTCGGCAATCTCGACGGCGCCACCGACTGA
- a CDS encoding ABC transporter permease, whose translation MQLPKALRNTSLVLGLFITLAIIFCAVFAPYVATHGVEQMDMRNRFEGPTLEHILGTDNFGRDLWSRLVFGARISLTIAVISVVCSALIGTVVGLAAGYFGGWVDQLLMRITDVFLGFPAIVLALAIVAVLGPGVLNVSFAIIVVAWTEYARVVRSTTLVLREQNYVQAARALGASPLRILFREILPNALGPIIVLASLGLGTAIISESALSFLGFGLPPPTPTWGWTLAYGTKFMRDAPWLSIISGATIMITVLGFNLLGDGLRDVLDPRQLSRGGAKASKAK comes from the coding sequence ATGCAGCTCCCAAAAGCGCTCCGCAACACCTCGTTGGTCCTTGGCCTTTTCATCACGCTCGCCATCATCTTCTGCGCCGTTTTCGCGCCCTATGTCGCCACCCATGGCGTCGAGCAGATGGATATGCGCAACCGCTTCGAAGGCCCGACCTTGGAGCACATTCTCGGCACCGACAATTTCGGTCGCGACCTCTGGTCCCGCCTCGTTTTCGGTGCCCGCATTTCGTTAACCATCGCCGTCATTTCGGTCGTTTGCTCGGCCCTAATCGGCACCGTGGTCGGTCTCGCCGCTGGCTATTTCGGCGGTTGGGTCGACCAGCTGCTGATGCGCATCACTGATGTCTTCCTCGGCTTTCCGGCCATCGTGCTTGCCCTGGCCATCGTCGCTGTGCTCGGGCCGGGCGTGCTCAACGTGTCCTTTGCCATCATTGTCGTGGCCTGGACCGAATATGCCCGTGTCGTGCGCTCCACCACCTTGGTGCTGCGCGAGCAGAATTATGTGCAGGCCGCACGCGCCCTGGGCGCTAGTCCGTTGCGCATCCTGTTCCGCGAAATTCTGCCCAATGCCCTGGGCCCGATCATCGTTCTGGCCTCGCTCGGTCTGGGCACGGCTATCATCTCGGAGTCGGCCCTGAGCTTTCTCGGCTTCGGCCTGCCGCCGCCGACCCCGACCTGGGGCTGGACCCTGGCCTATGGCACCAAGTTCATGCGCGACGCGCCGTGGCTTTCCATCATTTCGGGCGCGACCATCATGATCACCGTGCTCGGCTTCAATCTCCTGGGCGACGGGCTCAGGGACGTTCTCGATCCACGCCAGCTTTCACGCGGCGGGGCCAAGGCCTCCAAGGCCAAATAA